The following nucleotide sequence is from Bacteroidota bacterium.
GAAATTCGGGTCGGTTAGCGCGAGTTCGTATGAGGTAGCCGGTGCGCCGGTAACGTTCGTTGGTTTGTAGTGATCGGGATTCGGATTGAACGGCCGTGCAGTTGTGTTGGAAACGCTCGAAAAACCTGTCAACACGCCGGTGTTTCCGATTTGATTGGAAATCCAGACGTAGGCTGGACGGCCCGTGAAAACTCCCGTTCCGCCGCGAATCTGCGTGCTGCGATCGCCCATCACATCCCAGTTAAAGCCAAGTCGTGGGGAGAAAAGTACATTCGGATCGGGCAGCTTGTCGGATTTGTATTTGACCGGGGCTCCGGTTTCATCCCTGAATGTTGTCGTATCGGCATTCGCATTCGCGTAGCCTGTTTTGCTGAAGAACGGTACGTCAATTCTCAGGCCCAGCGTCAGCTTGAGGTCATTCGTTGCTTGCCATTCGTCCTGTGCATACAAGCCGCCGTAGAACACCTTCAGCGGCTGAACCGGTTTTTCCAAACCCGGAATGTTCGACCAGCGTACTTGGAAGGTTCTCAAAGTGACAGGAGAAACCGTTCGGTTTGGGTTAGCCAGGAAATCGTTGGCATCATCGTAGAAGTCCTGCAGAGAGTTGTAGACGTACACACTTTGCGATCCCGGGAAGAAGACGTTTTCCGATTCGTACCGTTCCGCGCTTAATCCGAGCGTAATAGTATGGTCGGGTTTGTAGATCGTGAAGTTGTTCTGCAGTTGCCAACTGCTGTAACGCAGCTCATTGTTTGGCGTGAATGGCTCAAAGCCGAAAGTAGTGTAAACGGCGCTGCCCGAGAAAATATCAACCATCGGGAAGAACGTGCCCCGTGTGGCACGGCTTTCGTCGTGGTGCGAATATCCGACAATGAGGTTGTTGGCCATATTATCGCCGACGACAGCATTCCATTCACCCACGATCGATCGAATATTTTCGAGAATACCGTAGTTCGAGTTCGCGAAGTTGAGCCCGTTGGTAGTGCTTCTTCTTCCGCCAGCACCTAAGGAGGAGGAATTTGACAACAGCACATCGGTTTCCGAATCCAAATGGTTGTAGCGGAGACTGATCTTGTTGTTCTCATCAAGATTGTAATCGATTTTTGCAATAATCCTCCGGGCGGGAGTTTCGAAATCGTATCCTTCATAAGGTCCGGTGTCGTAGTTAAAATTCGTCTTCAAATAACTGCTCAAAGCATCCAGTTCGGATGCGAGGACACGTGTTGTGTTGCCGCCCACAGGTTCGCCGCCTTTGTTCGCCTTGTAGGTCGTGCCCGGTTGAGTGAGCGATTCATCTTCAAAACTTCCGAAGAAGAAGAGCTTGTTCTCGATGATCGGTCCGCCAACGCGAGCGCCTACTTGTCTGTACTTGAAGGTTCCCGGATCGCGCGACAACTCTCCCGCCTTCAGTCCCACCAAGCCTTGGTGGCGGAAGAGGTAGTAAGCAGAACCGGAAAACTCATTTGTTCCACTCTTCGTCACAGTATTGATGCCTGCGCCAACAAAGTTCCCCTGACGAACATCGTACGGTGCGATATTGACTTGAACCTGCTCAATTGCATCCAGAGAAACAGGAGCAACATTTGTCCGATCTCCCGGTGAACCTGCCAAACCAAACGAGTTGTTGAAATACGACCCGTCGATTGTTACGTTGTTCAGGCGATTGTCCTGTCCAGCAAAGGAGGTACCCGAAGCTTGCGGTGTCAAGCGTGTATAGTCGGCAAGCGTTCTGTTGATTGTCGGCAGGGCTTCAAGCGCTTCCCTCGCAACTGAAGTGGCCGCGCCGGTCCGCGAAGCATTCAAAATGGCGGATTGCTCGCCCACAACGAGAATTTCCTCGCCTGTTACTGCTTCTTCGGAGAGAGAGAAATCGAGATCGAATGCTTGAGAAAGCTGCAGAAAGACGCGTTCCTGAGCTTGTTTTTGGTATCCAACCAGCGACGCGGTCACCGTATAGGGTCCGCCGACGCGCAGGTTTGGCAATGCGTACCGTCCGTCGGTACGTGTGCTTGTTCCGTATGTCGTTCCGCTGGGAGTGTGAACGGCGACCACGTTTGCGCCCGGAAGCGCTTCGCCGCTTTTGCTAATTACCTTCCCGTTAATGGCAGCAGTCGTAACGCCCTGTGACAAGGCGGTTTGGGTTGCCATCACACAAAGGAAGAGGATCAACGTACAAACTGTACTTGAAGTCCTCATAGGGGAGTTCCTTATATGAGTTAATGGATTTGTGAATTGTGGTTTTGGATTTGCTTTTCAAAGAATCGCACCAGATGTGGTGCAGGATGGATCCTCAGGGTTGGCTTCTTGAGGCTGCAGAAACTTACACAAGCCAAAACTCAAAAACAAGTCCCGCCGTGTTATCGAATCGTAAATTTTGAACTGACTTGCGGTATTGCAATTCGATACAGTTTTCGATTATATTGAATTGTGCAACTGTTCTTTCCTTATTTCCTCAGGAGTTTTACTATGGCAGACGCAACAACTCAGTCAGCACCTGCAAAAGCCAAGAAGCGTCCGCGTGAACTTGCCGTCATCAACCAGGCGGGATGTACCGGATGCGAAGTCTGCATCGAATTCTGCCCGGTGGATTGCATGCTTACTGTCCCCGGTCCGGAATACGACGTGCACAAGAAACTTGTCGAGATTGATTTGGATATTTGTATCGGGTGCAAGTTGTGCGTGAAATACTGCCCGTGGGAAACCATTGAGATGATTCCGAGCGGTGAAGCGCTACAGGTCGCTGTTGAATGGACGGAGCGTTCCGTGTTACCTGATGCAGAGTGGATTCGAGGATCAGGGATTGAAGTTGTTGAGAAAGGGCCTTTGCCTCTGCCGGGGAGCAAGGTCGAAGTCGGCTGAATTGGCAACAAATACACAAAACAGCATTCATTGATTCTCTTACCGATTTTCATTAAAATGAGTGCGGAAAAGTCGCTGGCGTAGCTCAGTTGGTAGAGCAGCTGATTCGTAATCAGCAGGTCGACGGTTCAAGTCCGCCCGCCAGCTCAGGTATTGTATCTCAATGTAGAGACGTTCGAATGAACGTCTCTACGTGTTTTTGGAGAAGAGAATATGTTCGACATTGTGATTATCGGTGCAGGCCCCGCCGGACTTGCTTGCGCAATAGAAGCCAAGAAGGCCGGCCTATCTGCGGTTGTGCTGGACAAGGGCAGCGTTGTAGATGCTATCCGTCGCTTCCCGACCGGTCTGATTTGGTTCTCGACCCCCGAGCTGCTGGAGATCGGCGATGTTCCTTTCGTCATTCCGTCAACACGTCCGACACGGGTCGATACCATTAACTATTATCAACGCGTTGTGTTCCACTATCGTCTCGATGTGCGAACTCTCGATGGAGTCGAGAAGGTGCAGAAGCAAGAATCCCACTTCACCATCACAACACAACGCGGCAAGGTGTATGAAGCCAGGCATGTCGTGGTTGCGACCGGCTACTACGATAATCCCAACAAGCTCGGAGTTTCGGGCGAGGAATTGCCGAATGTCGCGCATTATTATCGCGAGCCGTTTGAGTTCTTCGGGATGGATGTTGCAGTCGTTGGCGGGAGGAATTCTGCTGTCGAGGCGGCTCTTGATCTGTACCGGCATGGAGCCCGCGTAACATTGATTCACCGCGGGCCTGAACTCAGCAACGGCGTGAAATACTGGATTCTTCCCGATATCGAAAATCGAATAAAGAATGGCGAGATTCGCGCTCTTTTCAATACAACCGTAAAGGAAATCGGGCAAGATTGCATTACAGTGCAAACATCTGACAAATACGAAGAACTGAAGAGTGATTTCGTGTTTGTCCTAATTGGCTTCCACCCGAGCACAATGCACCTCAAGAAGTACGGAGTTGAGATCAATCCCGACAACCTTGCCCCGGTTCACACTCCCAACACGCTGGAGACTAATGTGCCGGGACTCTATGTTTGCGGCTCAATTGTCGCCGGGAGAAACAACAATAAGATTTTTGTTGAGAACGGCAGACTGCACGGCGCTGTTATCGTTTCGGCTATTCTTGCGAAACAGCACGAAAACCAAGCGTGATTCTTGCAAGAGGATCTCATCGGCAATATCCGACCACTCATTGATTCTGACCCTCTTTTTGGCTAATTTGTGCGCCAGAAATTCATCCAACCCACATTATCTCCACGAGAAAGGAACTGAATGAACGAAGGCAAAATCGTCCAGATTATCGGACCGGTGGTTGATATCGACTTCTCCGGCGGAAAACTTCCCGCAATTCTGAACGCACTTAAAATTCCCCGGCCGGTTTCAAATGGAAAAACCGAAGATCTGATTGTAGAAGTGCAGCAACATTTGGGCGATAACATCGTTCGTACGGTTGCCATGGATTCCACGGACGGGTTGGCGCGCGGCGAGAAGGCTATTGATATCGGCGGACCGATTACGGTTCCTGTTGGTCCTGAAGCATTAGGCAGGTTGATTAACGTAACCGGCGAAGGCATTGACGAGTTGGGACCGATCAATACCAAGCAACGCTATCCCATTCATCGTCCCGCCCCGAAATTTTCAGATCTCTCCACGAAGAAGGAGTTGTTCGAGACCGGCATCAAGGTTATTGATCTTCTCGAACCCTATTCAAAAGGCGGGAAGACAGGACTCTTTGGCGGCGCCGGTGTCGGCAAGACGGTTATCATCATGGAGCTCATCAACAATATTGCAAAGCAGCACGGCGGCTTTTCTGTGTTTGGCGGCGTTGGCGAGCGTACTCGTGAAGGAAATGACCTCTGGCTTGAAATGAAAGAGTCTGGCGTGTTGAATAAAACCGCGTTGGTGTTTGGCCAGATGAATGAGCCTCCGGGAGCGCGCTCGCGTGTTGCGTTGACAGCGCTTACCATCGCGGAGTATTTCCGCGAAGAAGAAGGAAAGGACGTGTTGCTCTTCATCGACAACATCTTCCGGTTTGTGCAGGCGGGTTCTGAAGTTTCGGCCCTGCTCGGGCGTATGCCTTCTGCAGTGGGATACCAGCCGACCCTCGGTTCGGAAATGGGAGAACTTCAGGAGCGCATTACTTCAACCAAGAAAGGCTCCATCACGTCGGTGCAGGCAATCTATGTGCCGGCTGACGACTTGACCGACCCGGCACCGGCAACCACATTCTCCCACCTTGATGCTACTACGGTGTTGAGCCGCCAGATTTCCGACCTTGGCATTTATCCAGCAGTCGATCCGCTCGACTCTACATCGCGTATCCTCGACCCGCTTGTGGTGGGTGAGGAACACTATGCAGTTGCCAAATCTGTAAAGCAAATCCTTCAGACGTACAAAGACCTTCAGGATATTATCAATATCCTCGGTATGGATGAACTTTCGGATGAGGACAAACTCACGGTATCCCGCGCCCGCAGAATTCAGAAATTCCTCTCGCAGCCGTTCCATGTTGCCGAGCAGTTTACCGGCATCCAAGGCAGGTATGTGAAGTTGGAGGACACGATCCGCAGCTTCAAGGGCATCATCAATGGCGAATACGATCACCTGCCTGAGAATGCGTTCTACATGGTCGGGGGCATTGAGGAGGCCGTGGAAAAAGCAAAGGCAATGCAGAACTAGCCATGTACGAAAAACTGTTTCAGTTGGAAATTCTGACGCCCGGAAAAGTCGTTTTCAAGGACGAGGCGTCGAGCCTTAGCGCCCCGGGTGCTGCCGGAAACTTTCAGGTACTCTTCAATCACGCTCCGTTTCTTTCCGCGCTTGATGTTGGCGAGATCAAGGTGAAGGACAAAAGCGGCTCCGACGTATCCTATGCAACAAGTGGCGGCTTTGTTGAAGTGAAGCAGAATCATGTTGTTGTGCTGGCTGATGCTGTCGAACGAAGCGACGAGATTGACGTCGAGCGTGCGAACGCTGCGAAAGAACGGGCCCAGCAACGCTTGAAGTCGATGCACATGGATGTTGACCTGGAGCGCGCTCGGCTGGCGTTGGCCCGGGCAACGAACCGGTTACGTCTCACTCAAAAGGATTAATGAGAGACAAAGACAGACGACGAGGAAGCCCTATTCCGTTCGAAGCGGGATGGGGCTTTTTCTCATTAGTAAATGGAAAATTCGAGAACACGGAAGCGAGAAGCGTATGAGTAATATCTATCCGGTTATCATGGCAGGCGGCATCGGAACACGGTTCTGGCCCCGCAGCCGCGAAAAGTCACCGAAGCAACTGCTTGAAATCATCGGCAAAGGAACGCTGATTCAAAACACGGCGAAGCGCTTCAACAACTTCGTTCCAAAGGGAAATATCCTTGTTGTTACCAACCGGAATCAGAAGACACTTGCTGCAAAGCAGCTGGAGGAAGTACTTATCAAGGAAGATCAGATTATTGCGGAGCCGGTCGGCCGGAACACCGCCGTGTGTATAGGGCTTGCGGCTTTGCATATACGTCGGCGTGACCCTAACGGAGTGATGATCGTTCTGCCTGCCGATCATCTCATTGAGAACACAATTGAGTATGAGCGGGTAATCCGGCTGGCGGTGGAAATTGCACAGGATTCCGACAATCTGATTACGGTCGGAATCAAACCGCAATATCCCGAAACGGGGTACGGCTATATTCAGATGTTCAACGAGGAAGGCGAGCACAATCCGTTCTTCTCCCGCGGAGTTTTCAAGGTAAAGACTTTTGCCGAAAAGCCTACCCTGCATGTCGCCGAGAAATTTCTTGCCAGCGGCGATTTTCTGTGGAACAGCGGCCAATTTGTGTGGCGCGCAGATCTCATCCTCAAGAAATTAGAGGAATTCCTGCCCGATCTCTATGCAGAGTTGATGAAAGTCGATGAGACAATCGGCACGACCCAATACAACGCAACGTTGGAAAAGGTGTATGGCATTATTCGCGGCATCTCAATAGATTACGGCGTTATGGAGAAGGCGAAAGATGTCTATGTCATTCCCGGCAACTTCGGCTGGAGTGACATAGGCTCTTGGGATGAGGTGTTCAAGATGTCGGGGAAGGATGAACAGGGCAATTCCATTACAGGCAGCGTTATTCAGAAAGACACCCAAAATTGCTATATCTACTCCCAAAACAAGGTCATTGCGACTGTGGGTGTTGAGGATTTGATCGTGGTTGACACAGGGGACGCTTTGCTCATTTGCAAACGAGGAATGTCGCAGGAGGTAAAGGATATTGCGGATTATCTGAAACGAAAACAAATGAACGAGTACTTGTAGCCATGAAGCCGGCGCTTAATTTTGCGGTTTTCGGTATCGTTTTTTCGATTTCGTTCTTCCTTTCATCGTGCTCGTCGGGATATTCTTCCCGAGAAGATGATGGCGTCGAGCAGGGTATTGCATCGTACTATGCTCATGACTTTCATGGCCGCACAACCGCGAATGGCGAGATTTATGATATGAACACTCTGACGGCGGCTCATCCGACCTTGCCGTTCAATACACGGGTTCGAGTGACGAATCTCGACAACAACAGAAATGTCGAAGTCCGGATCAATGATCGCGGACCGTTCAAAGGCGGGCGTGTTATTGATCTCTCATACAAAGCAGCGAAAGAAATCGGCTTGATTCTAAACGGAACCGCCCCGGTAACAGTTGAAATTCTTGAACTCGGCCCTCCAACCCGAAGATAATACGCTATGGCGAAAAGCCTCATAACGGAAGCAATGGTTCGGCAGGCGATTTCTTCCGGTGAGAAGAAGATGAACGTACCGAAAGAGGCGATTATTACCCCTCTCGCCAGAGAATTGGCATTGGCAAAGGGCATCGAATTCTCTTCTTCGGCAGAACACCAACCGGCCTTCAAGACGCCTGAATCCGTCAGCCCTACCCTGGAATCATCATCAAAAAAGAACGCTGTGGTCGCGTTTGGTAGTGACCACGGCGGTTTCCAACTCAAAGAACAACTGAAGAAACACGCCGAAGGGCTTGGTTACAAGGTTCTGGATGTGGGGACATCTAATGAGGAGCCTTGCGACTACCCTGATTTCGCCTATGCCGTTGCACAGGCCGTATCTTCCGGCGAGGCATGGAGGGGCGTAATGATTGACGGGGCTGGTATTGGTTCATGTGTTGTAGCTAACAAGGTTCCAGGGGTAAAAGCCGCCTGCTGCCATAACGAGTTCGTTGCGCGCAATGCACGGGAGCATAACGATACCAATGTTCTGACACTGGGAAGTCGAGTTGTTGGCTCCGAGGTATGCAAGGAAATCCTCAAAATCTGGCTGGAAACGTGGTTTTCAGGTGGCAGACACAAGCAGAGGGTGGAAAAAATTGATGAAGTTGAGACACGATTCTTGAAGCGGAATTGAAGAATTTTCATTGGAGGTTGTTCAGGTCAGTCGCCGGCTGGCCTTTTTTTGTTGTCAGAATGTCACCTGTGATGGGTAACATGGTTAACAAATGCTAACTTGATTATACTCTCCCAGAGTTCTTATCTTGGTACGGTTTCAGAATGTGAACCACGTCAAGTGAAAGCAGTTATTTGGCATAGTTAGGGCTGGATAATAATTCACTCAAAACAAATTGGAACGTTCTTTGGAAGTTGCATTCAGAAACAGCAAAAAAGGGATTTTGATGGAAAGACATTCCAACATATTGCTGGCATTCGCCGCCTTAGTGTTGGTCGGTTGTACGCCGACCACAGAAAGCGTGGTGAAGCGAGCTGGTGTGGTGGATGGAATAGAAGGTGTGGGAGTGGGGTTCGCAAACGTTGTTGCGTCACCAGACGCCGGATCCGTGGCAAATACACCCAAGCTGGACTGGGCTTCACGAAACATCATCCGGAGCTACGGCGATACCATCAAGAAGTACTCAGAGCGCTACGGGTTCGATTGGCGCTTGACCTTGTCGGTTATGAAGGCCGAATCAAGCTTCATCGATTCTGCGGAA
It contains:
- a CDS encoding TonB-dependent receptor, yielding MRTSSTVCTLILFLCVMATQTALSQGVTTAAINGKVISKSGEALPGANVVAVHTPSGTTYGTSTRTDGRYALPNLRVGGPYTVTASLVGYQKQAQERVFLQLSQAFDLDFSLSEEAVTGEEILVVGEQSAILNASRTGAATSVAREALEALPTINRTLADYTRLTPQASGTSFAGQDNRLNNVTIDGSYFNNSFGLAGSPGDRTNVAPVSLDAIEQVQVNIAPYDVRQGNFVGAGINTVTKSGTNEFSGSAYYLFRHQGLVGLKAGELSRDPGTFKYRQVGARVGGPIIENKLFFFGSFEDESLTQPGTTYKANKGGEPVGGNTTRVLASELDALSSYLKTNFNYDTGPYEGYDFETPARRIIAKIDYNLDENNKISLRYNHLDSETDVLLSNSSSLGAGGRRSTTNGLNFANSNYGILENIRSIVGEWNAVVGDNMANNLIVGYSHHDESRATRGTFFPMVDIFSGSAVYTTFGFEPFTPNNELRYSSWQLQNNFTIYKPDHTITLGLSAERYESENVFFPGSQSVYVYNSLQDFYDDANDFLANPNRTVSPVTLRTFQVRWSNIPGLEKPVQPLKVFYGGLYAQDEWQATNDLKLTLGLRIDVPFFSKTGYANANADTTTFRDETGAPVKYKSDKLPDPNVLFSPRLGFNWDVMGDRSTQIRGGTGVFTGRPAYVWISNQIGNTGVLTGFSSVSNTTARPFNPNPDHYKPTNVTGAPATSYELALTDPNFRFPQLWRSNLAVDQKLPYGLIGTAEVLYGRDVNGVYYINANLPAAQTNFTGVDSRPRWTNNRINNVAGNAISNATVLKNQNVGFTWNLSAALEKPWSDNWFAKAAYSYAISKNTVDPGSIAFGSWSSNPISRDPNNPGVGYSSAFGGGSTGHRIFATASYRLEYFDFGATTISLFWEGVRATYLGYGNFSFTFSNDMNGDGATNDLIYIPRDASEMNFVQYTASGRTFTVQEQIDAFNSYISNDKYLSKNRGKYAERGAAMLPMVYRADLSIAQEVFTDLLEKRNTLQFRIDLLNVGNLLNKKWGVGQRYKNTNNATVRPLTSMAPLADGAARYTLANIGGQLLDNPLEQTTELADVFRIQLGVRYIFN
- a CDS encoding 4Fe-4S dicluster domain-containing protein, with amino-acid sequence MADATTQSAPAKAKKRPRELAVINQAGCTGCEVCIEFCPVDCMLTVPGPEYDVHKKLVEIDLDICIGCKLCVKYCPWETIEMIPSGEALQVAVEWTERSVLPDAEWIRGSGIEVVEKGPLPLPGSKVEVG
- a CDS encoding YpdA family putative bacillithiol disulfide reductase — its product is MFDIVIIGAGPAGLACAIEAKKAGLSAVVLDKGSVVDAIRRFPTGLIWFSTPELLEIGDVPFVIPSTRPTRVDTINYYQRVVFHYRLDVRTLDGVEKVQKQESHFTITTQRGKVYEARHVVVATGYYDNPNKLGVSGEELPNVAHYYREPFEFFGMDVAVVGGRNSAVEAALDLYRHGARVTLIHRGPELSNGVKYWILPDIENRIKNGEIRALFNTTVKEIGQDCITVQTSDKYEELKSDFVFVLIGFHPSTMHLKKYGVEINPDNLAPVHTPNTLETNVPGLYVCGSIVAGRNNNKIFVENGRLHGAVIVSAILAKQHENQA
- the atpD gene encoding F0F1 ATP synthase subunit beta, with protein sequence MNEGKIVQIIGPVVDIDFSGGKLPAILNALKIPRPVSNGKTEDLIVEVQQHLGDNIVRTVAMDSTDGLARGEKAIDIGGPITVPVGPEALGRLINVTGEGIDELGPINTKQRYPIHRPAPKFSDLSTKKELFETGIKVIDLLEPYSKGGKTGLFGGAGVGKTVIIMELINNIAKQHGGFSVFGGVGERTREGNDLWLEMKESGVLNKTALVFGQMNEPPGARSRVALTALTIAEYFREEEGKDVLLFIDNIFRFVQAGSEVSALLGRMPSAVGYQPTLGSEMGELQERITSTKKGSITSVQAIYVPADDLTDPAPATTFSHLDATTVLSRQISDLGIYPAVDPLDSTSRILDPLVVGEEHYAVAKSVKQILQTYKDLQDIINILGMDELSDEDKLTVSRARRIQKFLSQPFHVAEQFTGIQGRYVKLEDTIRSFKGIINGEYDHLPENAFYMVGGIEEAVEKAKAMQN
- a CDS encoding F0F1 ATP synthase subunit epsilon yields the protein MYEKLFQLEILTPGKVVFKDEASSLSAPGAAGNFQVLFNHAPFLSALDVGEIKVKDKSGSDVSYATSGGFVEVKQNHVVVLADAVERSDEIDVERANAAKERAQQRLKSMHMDVDLERARLALARATNRLRLTQKD
- a CDS encoding mannose-1-phosphate guanylyltransferase, giving the protein MSNIYPVIMAGGIGTRFWPRSREKSPKQLLEIIGKGTLIQNTAKRFNNFVPKGNILVVTNRNQKTLAAKQLEEVLIKEDQIIAEPVGRNTAVCIGLAALHIRRRDPNGVMIVLPADHLIENTIEYERVIRLAVEIAQDSDNLITVGIKPQYPETGYGYIQMFNEEGEHNPFFSRGVFKVKTFAEKPTLHVAEKFLASGDFLWNSGQFVWRADLILKKLEEFLPDLYAELMKVDETIGTTQYNATLEKVYGIIRGISIDYGVMEKAKDVYVIPGNFGWSDIGSWDEVFKMSGKDEQGNSITGSVIQKDTQNCYIYSQNKVIATVGVEDLIVVDTGDALLICKRGMSQEVKDIADYLKRKQMNEYL
- a CDS encoding septal ring lytic transglycosylase RlpA family protein, translating into MKPALNFAVFGIVFSISFFLSSCSSGYSSREDDGVEQGIASYYAHDFHGRTTANGEIYDMNTLTAAHPTLPFNTRVRVTNLDNNRNVEVRINDRGPFKGGRVIDLSYKAAKEIGLILNGTAPVTVEILELGPPTRR
- the rpiB gene encoding ribose 5-phosphate isomerase B; this encodes MNVPKEAIITPLARELALAKGIEFSSSAEHQPAFKTPESVSPTLESSSKKNAVVAFGSDHGGFQLKEQLKKHAEGLGYKVLDVGTSNEEPCDYPDFAYAVAQAVSSGEAWRGVMIDGAGIGSCVVANKVPGVKAACCHNEFVARNAREHNDTNVLTLGSRVVGSEVCKEILKIWLETWFSGGRHKQRVEKIDEVETRFLKRN